One genomic region from Cygnus atratus isolate AKBS03 ecotype Queensland, Australia chromosome 18, CAtr_DNAZoo_HiC_assembly, whole genome shotgun sequence encodes:
- the CASKIN2 gene encoding caskin-2 has protein sequence MGREQELIQAVKNGDIPGVQKLVAKIKASKSKLLGSAKRLNVNYQDADGFSALHHAALGGSLDLISLLLEAQATVDIKDSNGMRPLHYAAWQGRVEPVRVLLRAAASVNMASLDGQIPLHLSAQYGHYEVSEMLLQHQSNPCLINKAKKTPLDLACEFGRLKVAQLLLNSHLCVALLEGQSKDATDPNYTTPLHLAAKNGHKEIIRQLLKAGIEINKQTKTGTALHEAALYGKTEVVRLLLEGGVDVNIRNTYNQTALDIVNQFTTSHASKDIKQLLREASGILKVRALKDFWNLHDPTALNVRAGDVITVLEQHPDGRWKGHIHDTQKGTDRVGYFPPSIAEVISKRTGMILPRMAPTHQRQGPPGALTAPPGGLQHLPDECPQQAAPSIPAPYGHLTLTRTAPGPDSSAGDRNSVGSEGSIGSIRSAGSGQSTEGTNGQSTSILIENARPLPSTGDDLQQHLLGSEPRNGQLTSTAGPPGHQTPGNCPPGDRVFSHQFLRPEQLLEGKDAEAIYNWLREFQLESYTANFLNAGYDVPTISRMTPEDLTAIGVTKPGHRKKISTEIGQLSIAEWLPNYIPADLMDWLSAIGLPQYHKKLVNNGYDSITIVTDLTWEDLQEIGINKLGHQKKIMLAVKKLRDLRKSLNQAEATLARRKVPGALDIVTIESLENGECQSPHTPKMTTFQDSELSYELQTAMSNSCHETLSIKNSQGMSRSQESIGVRSRGSGHSQDNVLSRHLSSPSQESLGSGESSSSSGQSCAPPRSKESPASLPGRPSPEPFGKLVSPEGLNGYTNGSGGSPLKERNLPEGTDQYARPTAQKGAGPAGPPAVTPCTPPQTPSKATAPYVFMYPHVSLKSPTAPSLLGAEQPKTLAHPYPSFPSGQKSSLQTSAQKAFSYLHSQCSPTEPPKAAAAPGTWQAGEQHNGGEGFKYKKRSHSLNRYALSDGEHEEEEGVPTSTLGSYATLTRRPGRSQMPRACLQAEAKVTRSQSFAIRAKRKGPPPPPPKRLSSVSSTPATEVNGEQPPDPKQQSPVPQDVADAGTSPGDTSRSRTVRSLAAALEGTPGASPPKPLLAPKPLNVAQDSLSKASVDDRSYDGGDTGSTVLADAGRDAFEGSKPRRRTLSEPSAPMTEAVQAGREDASSDTEEEAKPDVSSSSQNSSSECIPFAEEGNLTIKQRPKPSGHPKADAAVQDAEPSSQPAEPPCSAGKEPAAPAATKEPPVLEFNLTESDTVKRRPRFKEREPLQAVLKAFSLAGQAEAGGSPAPQYAQAQAVSIVGPTTQGLAPRAGLAGDTFDDDNVEFRIAEIEKSILSLEKGIKKTPSPTKAPSPTELLGTAVVRTPAPGTGAWEGLSLAVAGPEAPSFPFWVRTASPAGQEARTTRATTCHEASSLADVPAKHTSVASTKLVFSGPKTIYQQVLQPSRHTVAPWAAPEAVPDVVGSLAAPSPLTLEASSKVSAKPLAIAPGAALVQQRLEHTNSTLAAALQAAEKKITAEEVESPPGAVHSAKNILEDISNMFDDLADQLDAMLD, from the exons AGCTCCTGGGATCTGCCAAGCGCCTGAACGTGAACTACCAGGATGCGGACGG GTTCTCGGCGCTGCACCACGCGGCCCTGGGCGGCAGCCTGGACCTCATctcgctgctgctggaggcacaGGCCACCGTGGACATCAAGGACAGCAACG GGATGCGCCCCTTGCACTACGCGGCCTGGCAGGGGCGCGTGGAGCCGGTGCGGGTGCTGCTGCGCGCTGCTGCCTCTGTCAACATGGCCTCGCTGGACGGGCAGATCCCGCTGCACCTCTCGGCGCAGTACGGCCACTACGAGGTG TcggagatgctgctgcagcaccagtcCAACCCCTGCCTCATCAACAAAGCGAAGAAAACCCCCCTGGACCTGGCCTGTGAGTTTGGGCGGTTGAAG gtggcccagctgctgctgaacagcCATCTGTGCGTCGCCCTGCTGGAGGGACAGTCCAAGGACGCGACCGACCCCAACTACACCACCCCGCTGCACCTAGCAGCCAAGAATGGGCACAAGGAGATCATCAG gcagctgctgaaggCTGGGATTGAGATCAACAAGCAGACGAAGACGGGCACAGCCCTGCACGAAGCTGCGCTCTATGGCAAAACAGAGGTTGTGCGATTGCTGCTGGAG GGTGGCGTTGACGTGAACATCAGGAACACCTACAACCAGACGGCACTGGACATCGTGAACCAGTTCACCACCTCGCACGCCAGCAAGGACATCAAGCAGCTGCTGAGAG AGGCATCAGGAATCCTGAAGGTCCGAGCTTTGAAGGATTTTTGGAACCTCCACGATCCAACTGCTCTCAATGTCCGGGCAGGAGATGTCATCACG GTCCTGGAGCAGCATCCCGATGGGCGATGGAAGGGGCACATCCACGACACTCAGAAGGGCACCGATCGCGTCGGGTACTTCCCCCCCTCCATTGCCGAAGTCATCAGCAAACGAACAG GCATGATCCTCCCCCGCATGGCACCCACGCACCAGCGCCagggcccccccggggccctCACGGCACCCCCCGGcgggctgcagcacctccccGACGAGTGTCCGCAGCAGGCAGCCCCAAGCATCCCAGCACCCTATGGCCACCTCACCCTAACCCGGACGGCCCCGGGCCCTGACAGCTCAG CAGGAGACAGGAACAGCGTGGGCAGCGAGGGCAGCATCGGCAGCATCCGCAGTGCCGGCAGCGGCCAGAGCACCGAGGGCACCAACGGGCAGAGCACCAGCATCCTCATCGAGAATGCCAGG ccgCTGCCCTCCACTGGCGACGACCTCCAACAACACCTTTTGGGATCGGAGCCACGCAATGGGCAGTTGACTTCCACAGCAG GGCCCCCAGGCCACCAGACCCCTGGCAACTGTCCCCCTGGAGACAGGGTCTTCTCCCACCAGTTCTTGCGGCctgagcagctcctggaggGGAAG GACGCAGAAGCCATTTACAACTGGCTGAGGGAATTCCAGCTTGAGTCGTACACTGCCAACTTCCTCAATGCTGGCTACGATGTCCCCACCATCAGCCGCATGACCCCCGAG GATCTGACAGCCATCGGCGTGACCAAACCAGGCCACAGGAAGAAGATCTCCACTGAGATCGGGCAGCTCAGCATTGCCGAGTGGCTGCCCAACTACATCCCG GCTGACCTGATGGATTGGCTCAGTGCCATTGGGTTGCCCCAGTACCACAAAAAGCTGGTGAACAATGGCTACGACTCCATCACCATCGTGACAGACCTGACGTGGGAGGATCTGCAAGAGATTGGCATCAACAAACTGG GCCACCAGAAGAAGATCATGCTGGCCGTCAAGAAGCTCAGAGACCTCCGCAAAAGCCTCAACCAAGCGGAAGCCACCCTGGCAAGACGCAAAGTCCCCGGTGCCCTGGACATTGTCACCATTGAGTCACTGGAGAATGGGGAATGCCAGTCCCCACACACTCCCAAAATGACAACATTCCAGGACAGCGAGCTCAGCTACGAGCTCCAGACAGCCATGTCCAACAGCTGCCATGAGACGCTCAGCATCAAGAACAGCCAGGGAATGTCACGGAGCCAGGAGAGCATCGGGGTGCGGTCCCGGGGTTCAGGGCACTCGCAGGACAATGTTTTGTCCCGGCACCTCTCCAGCCCCTCGCAGGAGAGCCTGGGCAgcggggagagcagcagcagcagcgggcagTCCTGCGCGCCACCCCGCAGCAAGGAGAGCCCGGCCAGCCTGCCGGGACggcccagccccgagcccttTGGGAAGCTCGTCTCCCCCGAGGGGCTGAACGGCTACACCAACGGCAGCGGGGGCAGCCCTCTCAAGGAGAGGAACCTGCCTGAAGGCACGGATCAGTACGCCCGGCCAACGGCTCAGAAAGGTGCTGGCCCTGCAGGGCCACCAGCAGTCACCCCTTGTACCCCTCCCCAGACCCCCAGCAAGGCAACGGCCCCGTATGTCTTCATGTACCCGCACGTCTCCTTGAAATCCCCGACGGCCCCTTCCCTCCTGGGGGCCGAGCAGCCCAAGACCCTGGCACACCCCTacccctccttcccttctgggCAGAAGAGCAGCCTGCAGACATCAGCCCAAAAAGCTTTCTCCTACCTGCACAGCCAGTGCAGCCCCACCGAGCCACCCAAGGCTGCCGCGGCCCCGGGCACCTGGCAGGCAGGGGAGCAACACAACGGGGGCGAAGGCTTCAAGTACAAGAAGCGGTCGCACAGCCTGAACCGCTACGCGCTGTCAGATGGAGAGCATGAAGAAGAGGAGGGGGTGCCCACCAGCACCCTGGGCTCCTATGCCACCCTGACGCGGCGGCCGGGCCGCAGCCAGATGCCGCGGGCCTGCCTGCAGGCGGAGGCCAAGGTGACCCGCAGCCAATCCTTCGCCATCCGGGCCAAGCGCAAGGGACCCCCGCCACCGCCTCCCAAGCGTCTCAGTTCCGTCTCCAGCACCCCCGCCACTGAGGTGAACGGCGAGCAGCCCCCCGACCCCAAGCAGCAGTCTCCAGTCCCCCAGGACGTGGCCGATGCTGGTACCAGCCCCGGTGACACCAGTCGCAGCAGGACAGTGAGGAGCCTGGCAGCTGCACTGGAGGGGACACCTGGGGCAAGCCCACCCAAGCCCCTCCTGGCTCCGAAACCGCTAAATGTGGCTCAGGACTCTCTCTCCAAGGCCAGTGTGGATGATCGGTCCTACGATGGCGGTGATACCGGCAGCACTGTGCTTGCTGATGCTGGCAGGGACGCCTTTGAGGGCAGCAAGCCGCGGAGACGGACATTGAGTGAGCCCAGCGCTCCCATGACGGAGGCTGTGCAGGCCGGGCGGGAGGATGCCTCCTCAGACACAGAGGAGGAGGCCAAGCCTGACGTCTCTTCATCCTCCCAGAACAGCTCCAGCGAGTGCATCCCCTTTGCAGAAGAAGGCAACTTAACCATCAAGCAGCGTCCGAAGCCTTCTGGGCACCCCAAGGCTGACGCTGCAGTGCAGGATGCAGAGCCCAGTTCccagcctgcagagcccccgTGCTCTGCTGGGAAGGAGCCGGCAGCACCTGCTGCCACCAAGGAGCCGCCCGTGCTGGAGTTCAACCTCACCGAATCGGACACGGTGAAGCGCCGGCCCCGCTTCAAGGAGCGGGAGCcgctgcaggctgtgctgaaGGCATTCAGCCTGGCAGGGCAGGCGGAGGCGGGCGGTAGCCCCGCGCCCCAGTACGCCCAGGCCCAAGCTGTGAGCATCGTGGGCCCCACCACGCAGGGGCTGGCACCACGGGCGGGGCTGGCTGGAGACACCTTTGACGATGACAATGTGGAGTTCAGGATTGCCGAGATAGAGAAGAGCATCTTGTCACTGGAGAAGGGGATCAAGAAGACACCGAGCCCCAccaaagcccccagccccacggagCTGCTCGGCACTGCCGTGGTGAGGACACCTGCTCCAGGTACGGGGGCTTGGGAGGGTCTCTCTTTGGCAGTGGCAGGGCCTGaggctccctccttccccttctggGTCAGGACAGCATCCCCAGCTGGCCAGGAGGCAAGGACAACCCGTGCCACCACGTGCCACGAGGCTTCTTCCCTTGCAGACGTCCCTGCCAAGCACACCTCAGTGGCGTCCACCAAGCTGGTGTTCTCCGGGCCCAAGACCATCTACCAGCAGGTCCTGCAGCCCTCCCGCCACACCGTcgctccctgggcagcccccgAGGCGGTGCCGGATGTGGTCGGGTccctggctgctcccagccctctgACACTGGAGGCAAGCAGCAAGGTGTCGGCGAAGCCTTTGGCCATTGCCCCGGGGGCCGCCCTGGTCCAGCAGCGGCTGGAGCACACCAACTCCACCCTGGCTGCTGCGCTGCAGGCAGCCGAGAAGAAGATCACAGcggaggaggtggagag cccccccggggccgtgcACTCGGCCAAGAACATCCTGGAGGACATCAGCAACATGTTCGATGATCTGGCCGACCAGCTGGATGCAATGCTGGACTGA